The genomic region CCTGGTGGCCGAAGTGGTGCAGGTGCAGGCAGATCGACGCCACGAACGAGATCGACCACTCGAGCGACGCCGTCGGGCCGCTGCCGCGGTGCGCGTGGATGCGGTGGTCGAGCAGCACGGTCGTGCCGCCGCGCCACGGGCGTTCCTCGACGCGCACCATCAGCTCGTCGCGCCGGGCGGTCGAGCGCCAGTGCACCTTCCGCAGGTCATCGCCCTGCCGGTAGGGCCGCACCACCGCGTCGTCCTCGCCCTGGCCCGCGCAGCCGCACCGAGCCGTCGTCACCGGCGCCCATGCCGGAGCCACCGGGCAGCCCGGCGAGGCGCACCACCCGCGGCACCACGACCAGGCGGGACCGCCCGGCCAGCTCGCGGTCGAACTCGGCGAGGCCGAACGGGTCGGTGATCCGCGCCATCAGCGGGCCGACCTGCTGGATGCCGCGCATGACCGGCTTGAGCGGGTAGCGCAGCGACGTGGGCGTGTTGCGCGGCAGCCGCTCCACCAGGAACCGCGGCCGCGCGCCCAGCGCGTAGGGGACCGTGTCCTCCAGCATCAGCCCGCCGGTGGGCAGGCGGCCGGTGCTGCGCAGGTCGAGCTTCACCTCGGACGCGGCCCCGACCGGCACCCGGCTGGGAGCGAGGAACCGCGCCGCGTGCAGACCGACGCGGGCCCGCGTGGCGAGCCACGCGGCCAGCAGCGGCAACGCGATCACGAACGCCGCGACCCGCAGCAGGTCGCGTTCGTTGAGCACCACGGCGCACGCTCCGGCGGCGAACCCCGCGGCCAGCAAGCATCGACCGCGGGTGGTCAGGCCGGACAGTGCGGTGCGCATCGTTACCGTGGCGTCCCTGCGTTGTTGTTGATGCTGCGGACGAAGGCGGCACTCGGGTCGAGCGCGGCCGTGGGCACCGGCACCCGCTGCAGCAACGCCCTGACCAGCTCGGCGGCCGACCGGCGGGCGGCCTGCGCCTCCGCGGTCAGCACCAGCCGGTGCGCGAGGACCGGGATCGCCACCGCGTGGATGTCGTCGGGCACCACGAAGTCCCGGCCGGCGAGGGCCGCCTGCGACCGGGCCGCGCGCACCAGGTGCAACGTGGCACGTGGTGACGCACCGAGCCGCAGCTCCGGCAGCCGGCGCGTGGCCGACACCAGCTCCACGGCGTAGCGGCGCACCTCGGGGGAGAGGTGCACCCGGCGCACGGCCTCGATCAGCCGCAGGATCTGCGCCGCGTCCGAGACCGGCCGCAGGTCGTCGATCGGGTTGTGGCCCGCGTGCTCGTCGACCATGGCCAGCTCGGCCTGCGGGTCCGGGTAGCCGATCGACACCCGCGCGGTGAAGCGGTCGCGCTGCGCCTCCGGCAGGGCGTAGGTGCCCTCCATCTCGATCGGGTTCTGCGTCGCGATCACCATGAACGGCGACCCCAGCGGGTACGTGTTCGCGTCGACCGTGACCTGGTGCTCCTCCATGCACTCCAGCAGCGCGGACTGCGTCTTGGGGGAGGCGCGGTTGATCTCGTCGCCGACCACGATGTTCGCGAAGATCGGTCCCGGCCGGAACTCGAAGTCGTTCTCCTGCCGGTTGTAGATCGACGAGCCGGTGATGTCGCTCGGCAGCAGGTCGGGCGTGAACTGCACGCGGCTCACGGTGCAGTCGATGGAACGGGCAAGCGCTTTCGCGAGCGAGGTCTTGCCGACACCCGGCACGTCCTCGACCAGCAGGTGCCCTTCGGCGAGCAGCGTCACGAGGGCGAGCCGGACCACGTCGGGTTTGCCGACGAGCACCCGTTCGACGTTCGCGGCGATCCGCTGGACGGCGCCGTGCAACTCACCCAGAACCTGTTCGACCGGCGCGTGACTGTTCGCGCTTGGGCTTCCCGGCGTCACTAAACCTCCAGCAGCCGTGTCCGGAACACGGACGTGTGAGCGTTTCACGCAGTGTGTCAAACCACGGCTAAGTGCCCTACACCTGCGGGCCGCTTCAGGTTCGCTCCACCACTTTCCACCTTCCCCCACCGATGCCGCTCAACCCCAGGTTTTGGTCGAATTTTCTAGGCCGTTCGAGTGGCAAATCCGCCATGAGCCCTCACCCGCGCAGGTGGACACGGACGATGTCCCCCACCATCCCCCCACGCCTCCCCACTGCGTCTACCTGCGCAAATGAGTTACGAGTTGATGTGTGAGCACCTGTTTCAGCGTTGACTGTGGTGAAAAGTGGGGTACTGTGGCGGCCGGTGGGGCAGACGGGGGCTCCACTGCCGGTCCGTCGCCCGGCGAGGGAGGTGGCTGCCGTTGTTCCTCGGCACTCACTACCCGCGCCTGGACGACAAGGGTCGGTTGACACTGCCTGCGAAGTTCCGGGACGAACTGGCGGGAGGTCTCATGGTCACCAAGGGCCAGGACCACTGCCTGTACGTGTTCCCCCGGGCTGAGTTCGAGCAGATGGCGAGGAAAGTCGCCGAGGCGCCGTTCACGAACGACGCCGTACGCGCCTATCAGCGTTATCTGTTCGCTGGTACGGACGAGCAGCGTCCGGACGGTCAGGGTCGCGTACTGATCGCACCGGAACTGCGCCGGTACGCCGGGCTGACCAAGGAGTGCGTGGTCGTCGGCGCGTTCACCAGGTTGGAGATCTGGGACGCGGCGGCCTGGCAGACCTATCTCGACGAGCACGAGGACGGCTACGCCACGGCTCGCGAGGAGGTCATTCCGGGCGTCTTCTGATGGCGGTCAGCCGAGCAACAGGCCGGATGTGTGAAACGCGATTCGGGTGCCGTGAGGCCTCGGTCCGCTCGACTACCGACCCTGGCGCACCTTCCCCGGCGCCAGGTTCGACGGGCGGGCGGGGACCTGACGTCACCCGAACGCGCATTTCGGGGAGTAGAGGGACCATGGATCAGCCGCGGCACGTTCCGGTGCTGCTGGACCGCGTCCTGGAACTGCTCGCTCCGGCGCTCACCGGCAGGCCCGCCGTCCTGGTCGACACCACGCTCGGCATGGGCGGCCACTCCGACGCGCTGCTGAGCGCTCACCCCGAGCTGACCCTGATCGGTCTGGACCGCGACCCGCAGGCGATCGAGATGGCGTCGGCCAGGCTCGCGCGCCACGGCGACCGCGTCCACTTCGTCAACGTCACCTACGACCACATCGACGAGGCCGTGCACGACCTCGGCTTCAAAAAGGTCGACGGGGTGCTGATGGACCTCGGCGTGTCGTCGTTGCAGCTCGACGAGGAAGAACGCGGGTTCGCCTACTCCAAGGACGCGCCGCTCGACATGCGGATGTCCAAGGGCACCGGCATGACGGCGGCGGACGTGCTCAACACGTACTCGCACGGCGACCTGGCGCGGATCCTCTCGACCTACGGCGAGGAGCGGTTCGCGGGCAAGATCGCCTCGGCGGTCCTGCGCGAGCGCGAGAAGGAGCCGTTCACGAACTCCGGGCGGCTCGTGGAGCTGCTGTACACCGTCGTCCCCGCGGCGTCGCGGCGCACCGGCGGGCATCCGGCCAAGCGCACGTTCCAGGCGTTGCGGATCGAGGTCAACGGCGAGCTGGAGTCGTTGCGGCTGGCGTTGCCGGCGGCGCTGGGCGTGCTCGGCATGGGCGGGCGGATCGTCGTCGAGTCCTACCAGTCCCTCGAGGACCGGATGGTGAAGCAGGCATTCGCCGAGCTCGCGAAGTCGAAGACGCCACCGGGGCTGCCGGTCGAGCTGCCCGGCCACGGACCTGAGCTGAAGCTCGTCACGAAGGGCGCGGAGGTCGCGTCCGAGCAGGAGATCGAGGACAACCCGCGGGCCGCTCCGGTGCGGTTGCGGGCAGCGGAACGGATCGGAGAAGTGAGATGACGGCACCCGCGCGGGTCGGTGGGCCGTCCCCACGCGACCGCTCCAAGGACAAGCAGGCCGACGGCGACAAGGCCCGCCGCCGGTCGGCGGCGGCCGACCGCGCGTACGCCCGCAGGGCTCAACGCGCGCAGAACCTGCGCAGTGGCTCGCCCGCGCCGCAGCAGAACCAGAAGCAGGCGTCCAAGGCGCCGTTCGTCGTGCTCGTGATGCTCGTGCTGGTCGCGGGCATCGCCGGGATCATGTACTTCTCCACGCAGGCCGCCGCCGACTCCTACCGGTTGCAGGAGGCGAGGGCCGAGCAGGAGAAGCTGACGCTGCGGGTCGAGCAGCTGCGCCGGGAGGTCACGCTGCTGGAGTCGCCGACCGACCTCGCGCGGCGGGCCACCGAGATGGGCCTGGTGC from Lentzea guizhouensis harbors:
- a CDS encoding AAA family ATPase — its product is MGELHGAVQRIAANVERVLVGKPDVVRLALVTLLAEGHLLVEDVPGVGKTSLAKALARSIDCTVSRVQFTPDLLPSDITGSSIYNRQENDFEFRPGPIFANIVVGDEINRASPKTQSALLECMEEHQVTVDANTYPLGSPFMVIATQNPIEMEGTYALPEAQRDRFTARVSIGYPDPQAELAMVDEHAGHNPIDDLRPVSDAAQILRLIEAVRRVHLSPEVRRYAVELVSATRRLPELRLGASPRATLHLVRAARSQAALAGRDFVVPDDIHAVAIPVLAHRLVLTAEAQAARRSAAELVRALLQRVPVPTAALDPSAAFVRSINNNAGTPR
- the mraZ gene encoding division/cell wall cluster transcriptional repressor MraZ; the encoded protein is MFLGTHYPRLDDKGRLTLPAKFRDELAGGLMVTKGQDHCLYVFPRAEFEQMARKVAEAPFTNDAVRAYQRYLFAGTDEQRPDGQGRVLIAPELRRYAGLTKECVVVGAFTRLEIWDAAAWQTYLDEHEDGYATAREEVIPGVF
- the rsmH gene encoding 16S rRNA (cytosine(1402)-N(4))-methyltransferase RsmH produces the protein MDQPRHVPVLLDRVLELLAPALTGRPAVLVDTTLGMGGHSDALLSAHPELTLIGLDRDPQAIEMASARLARHGDRVHFVNVTYDHIDEAVHDLGFKKVDGVLMDLGVSSLQLDEEERGFAYSKDAPLDMRMSKGTGMTAADVLNTYSHGDLARILSTYGEERFAGKIASAVLREREKEPFTNSGRLVELLYTVVPAASRRTGGHPAKRTFQALRIEVNGELESLRLALPAALGVLGMGGRIVVESYQSLEDRMVKQAFAELAKSKTPPGLPVELPGHGPELKLVTKGAEVASEQEIEDNPRAAPVRLRAAERIGEVR